In a genomic window of Streptomyces katrae:
- a CDS encoding HPr family phosphocarrier protein, producing MAERRVNVGWAEGLHARPASIFVRATTASGVPVTIAKAGGDPVNAASMLAVLGLGAQGGEEIVLASEAEGAEAALDRLAKLVAEGLEELPETV from the coding sequence ATGGCAGAGCGCCGCGTCAACGTCGGCTGGGCCGAGGGCCTGCACGCTCGTCCCGCCTCGATCTTCGTCCGCGCGACGACCGCTTCCGGCGTCCCCGTGACCATCGCGAAGGCGGGCGGCGACCCCGTCAACGCCGCGTCGATGCTGGCGGTCCTGGGCCTGGGCGCCCAGGGCGGCGAGGAGATCGTCCTGGCGTCCGAGGCCGAGGGCGCGGAGGCCGCGCTGGACCGGCTCGCGAAGCTGGTGGCGGAGGGCCTGGAGGAACTCCCCGAAACGGTCTGA
- a CDS encoding M16 family metallopeptidase, with the protein MTFHPRPEAGEAKPWAFPAPERSTLGNGLTLLRCHRPGQQVVAVEVNLAAPLDAEPAGLDGVATIMARALSEGTDKHSAEEFAAELERCGATLDAHADHPGVRVSLEVPASRLPKALGLLAEALRAPAFDDGEVARLVRNRLDEIPHEQANPQRRAAKELSKELFPATLRMSRPRQGTEETVARIDSAAVRAFYEAHVRPATATVVIVGDLTGIDLDAALADTLGAWTGDTAAPLPVPPVTADDTGRVIIVDRPGAVQTQLLIGRIGPDRHDIVWAPQVLGTYCLGGTLTSRLDKVLREEKGYTYGVRAFAQVLRSTADGKGASMLAISGSVDTPNTGPALEDLWQVLRTLAAEGLTDAERDVAVQNLVGVAPLKFETAASVAGTLADQVEQELPDDYQARLYARLAETGTAEATSAVVSAFPVDRLVTVLVGDAAQIEEPVLALGIGEVTVVTN; encoded by the coding sequence ATGACCTTCCACCCACGTCCGGAGGCCGGTGAGGCCAAGCCGTGGGCCTTCCCCGCCCCCGAGCGCTCCACCCTGGGCAACGGGCTGACCCTGCTGCGCTGCCACCGCCCCGGCCAGCAGGTCGTCGCGGTCGAGGTCAACCTCGCGGCCCCGCTCGACGCCGAGCCCGCGGGCCTCGACGGCGTGGCCACGATCATGGCCCGCGCCCTGTCGGAGGGCACCGACAAGCACTCCGCCGAGGAGTTCGCCGCCGAGCTGGAGCGCTGCGGCGCCACCCTCGACGCCCACGCCGACCACCCCGGCGTGCGCGTCTCCCTGGAGGTCCCGGCCTCCCGCCTGCCCAAGGCGCTCGGACTGCTCGCCGAGGCGCTGCGCGCGCCCGCGTTCGACGACGGCGAGGTCGCCCGGCTGGTGCGCAACCGGCTCGACGAGATCCCGCACGAGCAGGCCAACCCGCAGCGCCGGGCGGCCAAGGAGCTCTCCAAGGAGCTCTTCCCGGCCACGCTGCGCATGTCCCGCCCGCGCCAGGGCACGGAGGAGACGGTCGCCCGGATCGACTCCGCCGCCGTACGCGCCTTCTACGAGGCCCACGTACGCCCCGCCACCGCCACCGTGGTGATCGTCGGCGACCTGACCGGCATCGACCTGGACGCCGCCCTGGCCGACACCCTGGGCGCCTGGACGGGGGACACCGCCGCCCCCCTGCCGGTGCCGCCGGTGACGGCCGACGACACGGGCCGCGTGATCATCGTGGACCGGCCCGGCGCGGTCCAGACGCAGCTGCTGATCGGCCGGATCGGCCCGGACCGGCACGACATCGTCTGGGCCCCGCAGGTCCTGGGCACGTACTGCCTGGGCGGCACCCTGACCTCCCGTCTGGACAAGGTGCTGCGCGAGGAGAAGGGCTACACCTACGGCGTGCGCGCCTTCGCCCAGGTGCTGCGCTCGACGGCCGACGGCAAGGGAGCCTCGATGCTCGCCATCAGCGGCTCGGTGGACACCCCCAACACCGGCCCGGCGCTGGAGGACCTGTGGCAGGTGCTGCGCACCCTCGCCGCCGAGGGCCTGACGGACGCCGAGCGCGACGTGGCGGTGCAGAACCTGGTGGGCGTGGCCCCGCTGAAGTTCGAGACGGCCGCCTCGGTCGCCGGGACCCTGGCGGACCAGGTGGAGCAGGAGCTGCCGGACGACTACCAGGCGCGGCTGTACGCGCGGCTGGCCGAAACCGGTACGGCGGAGGCCACTTCGGCGGTGGTGAGCGCCTTCCCGGTGGACCGGCTGGTCACCGTCCTGGTGGGCGACGCGGCGCAGATCGAGGAGCCGGTGCTGGCCCTCGGGATCGGTGAGGTCACGGTCGTCACCAACTGA
- a CDS encoding M23 family metallopeptidase — protein sequence MAFGSRAAGSGKHRGSSRMSRKTAGYAGIAALATTGVVGTLAAPAFAADSHGGPSFEDTGALNAIVVADGLQDDIQVQAETQQTAAESVAAQAQAEADAKTRAAEAKRMAEAKEKAEREAAEKAAQEEARKRLNTFVLPVDGSYVSTQYGAGGGMWSSGSHTGVDFHADEGTSVHAVGAGTIVEAGWGGAYGNNVVIRHNDGTYTQYGHLMSLNVSVGETVTAGQQIGLSGSTGNSSGPHLHFEARTGATYGTDINPLAYLRNHGVGI from the coding sequence ATGGCGTTTGGCAGTCGTGCAGCCGGTTCCGGCAAGCACCGTGGTTCGAGCCGCATGAGCCGCAAGACCGCCGGCTACGCCGGCATAGCCGCCCTCGCCACCACGGGCGTGGTCGGCACCCTGGCGGCCCCGGCCTTCGCCGCCGACTCCCACGGCGGCCCGTCCTTCGAGGACACCGGCGCCCTGAACGCGATCGTCGTCGCCGACGGCCTCCAGGACGACATCCAGGTCCAGGCCGAGACCCAGCAGACCGCCGCCGAGTCCGTTGCCGCCCAGGCGCAGGCCGAGGCCGACGCCAAGACGCGCGCCGCCGAGGCGAAGCGCATGGCCGAGGCCAAGGAGAAGGCCGAGCGCGAGGCCGCCGAGAAGGCCGCCCAGGAGGAGGCCCGCAAGCGCCTCAACACCTTCGTGCTCCCGGTCGACGGCTCCTACGTCAGCACCCAGTACGGCGCGGGCGGCGGCATGTGGTCCTCCGGCAGCCACACGGGCGTCGACTTCCACGCCGACGAGGGCACGTCCGTCCACGCGGTGGGCGCGGGCACGATCGTCGAGGCCGGCTGGGGCGGCGCCTACGGCAACAACGTCGTGATCCGCCACAACGACGGCACCTACACCCAGTACGGCCACCTGATGTCGCTGAACGTCTCGGTCGGCGAGACGGTCACCGCGGGACAGCAGATCGGCCTGTCGGGCTCCACCGGCAACTCCAGCGGCCCGCACCTGCACTTCGAGGCCCGCACCGGTGCCACGTACGGCACGGACATCAACCCGCTGGCCTACCTGCGCAACCACGGCGTCGGCATCTGA
- a CDS encoding GntR family transcriptional regulator — MRIPAHAVCTAIRDDIVSGFFGPGGRLTEEVLARRYGVSRVPVREALRTLESEGFVTTRRHAGACVAEPGEQEAADLLELRMLLEPLAASRAARRRTDAHLKVLRGLVRLGQERARRGQGEDLRSLGSWFHETLAQASGSPGLIALLTQTRHKIAWMYEVGAPARPVDSWAEHGALVDAVARGDAERARAVAALHAERAVGVFRLRVRSLQRAVNTGGGRN; from the coding sequence TTGCGTATTCCGGCGCACGCGGTGTGCACAGCGATTCGCGACGATATCGTCTCCGGATTCTTCGGCCCCGGCGGCCGGCTGACCGAGGAGGTGCTCGCCCGCCGGTACGGGGTCTCGCGGGTGCCGGTGCGCGAGGCGCTGCGCACGCTGGAGTCCGAGGGGTTCGTCACCACGCGGCGGCACGCGGGGGCCTGCGTGGCGGAGCCGGGCGAGCAGGAGGCCGCCGATCTGCTGGAGCTGCGGATGCTGCTGGAGCCGCTGGCCGCCTCGCGCGCCGCCCGGCGGCGGACGGATGCGCACCTGAAGGTGCTGCGGGGGCTGGTGCGGCTGGGCCAGGAGCGGGCCAGGCGGGGGCAGGGCGAGGACCTGCGGTCGCTGGGGAGCTGGTTCCACGAGACCCTGGCGCAGGCGTCCGGCAGCCCGGGGCTGATCGCGCTGCTGACGCAGACCCGGCACAAGATCGCCTGGATGTACGAGGTGGGGGCCCCGGCCCGGCCGGTGGACTCCTGGGCGGAACACGGGGCGCTGGTGGACGCGGTCGCGCGGGGGGACGCGGAGCGGGCGCGGGCGGTGGCCGCGCTGCATGCGGAGCGGGCGGTGGGGGTTTTCCGGCTCCGGGTGAGGAGTTTGCAACGTGCCGTAAACACGGGAGGTGGCCGGAATTAA
- a CDS encoding M16 family metallopeptidase, whose translation MPMGHTATAQAGSGGLTATEHRLANGLRVVLSEDHLTPVAAVCLWYDVGSRHEVKGRTGLAHLFEHLMFQGSASVPGNGHFELVQGAGGSLNGTTSFERTNYFETMPAHQLELALWLEADRMGSLLAALDEESMENQRDVVKNERRQRYDNVPYGTAFERLTALAYPEGHPYHHTPIGSMADLDAASLEDARNFFRTYYAPNNAVLSVVGDIDPERTLAWIEKYFGSIPAHDGKQPPRDGTLPETMGGQLREEIVEEVPARALMAAYRLPHDGTRACDAADVALTILGGGESSRLHNRLVRRDQSAVAAGFGLLRLAGAPSLGWLDVKTSSGVEVPAIEAAVDEELARFAAEGPTADEMERAQAQLEREWLDRLGTVAGRADELCRFAVLFGDPQLALTAVGRVLDVTAEEVQAVAAARLRPDNRAVLVYEPLAGAEENDESDENEGAEQ comes from the coding sequence ATGCCCATGGGTCACACGGCCACAGCTCAGGCCGGCTCCGGCGGCCTGACAGCGACCGAGCACCGGCTGGCCAACGGCCTGCGCGTGGTGCTGTCCGAGGACCACCTCACCCCGGTCGCCGCCGTCTGCCTCTGGTACGACGTCGGCTCGCGCCACGAAGTCAAGGGGCGGACCGGTCTGGCTCACCTCTTCGAGCACCTGATGTTCCAGGGATCGGCGAGCGTACCGGGCAACGGGCACTTCGAGCTCGTCCAGGGCGCTGGCGGCTCGCTGAACGGCACCACCAGCTTCGAGCGCACGAACTACTTCGAGACGATGCCGGCCCACCAGCTGGAGCTCGCCCTGTGGCTGGAGGCGGACCGCATGGGCTCGCTGCTGGCCGCCCTGGACGAGGAGTCCATGGAGAACCAGCGCGACGTCGTCAAGAACGAGCGCCGCCAGCGCTACGACAACGTCCCGTACGGCACGGCCTTCGAGCGCCTGACGGCCCTCGCCTACCCCGAGGGCCACCCGTACCACCACACCCCGATCGGCTCCATGGCCGACCTGGACGCCGCCTCCCTCGAGGACGCCCGGAACTTCTTCCGCACGTACTACGCGCCCAACAACGCCGTCCTGTCGGTCGTGGGCGACATCGACCCCGAGCGCACCCTCGCCTGGATCGAGAAGTACTTCGGCAGCATCCCGGCGCACGACGGCAAGCAGCCGCCCCGCGACGGCACCCTCCCCGAGACCATGGGCGGGCAGCTGCGCGAGGAGATCGTCGAGGAGGTCCCTGCCCGCGCGCTGATGGCGGCCTACCGCCTCCCGCACGACGGCACCCGCGCGTGCGACGCGGCCGACGTGGCGTTGACGATCCTCGGCGGGGGCGAATCCTCCCGCCTGCACAACCGCCTGGTCCGCCGCGACCAGAGCGCCGTCGCGGCCGGTTTCGGCCTGCTGCGGCTGGCCGGCGCGCCCTCCCTGGGCTGGCTGGACGTCAAGACCTCCAGCGGTGTCGAGGTGCCCGCCATCGAGGCGGCCGTGGACGAGGAGCTCGCCCGGTTCGCCGCCGAGGGACCCACCGCCGACGAGATGGAGCGCGCTCAGGCGCAGCTCGAGCGCGAGTGGCTGGACCGGCTGGGCACCGTCGCCGGCCGCGCCGACGAACTGTGCCGCTTCGCGGTGCTGTTCGGCGACCCGCAGCTGGCGCTGACCGCCGTCGGGCGCGTCCTGGACGTCACCGCCGAGGAGGTGCAGGCCGTGGCCGCCGCCCGGCTGCGCCCCGACAACCGCGCGGTCCTGGTCTACGAGCCGCTGGCCGGCGCCGAAGAGAACGACGAGAGCGACGAGAACGAGGGGGCGGAGCAGTGA